A stretch of Candidatus Poribacteria bacterium DNA encodes these proteins:
- a CDS encoding formylglycine-generating enzyme family protein — MRGKSVLCIYILILVIPTLGVHGKELSKEDVIEKLEMVLIPEGEFIMGSDDPLDNPDQKPKHKVFLSSYRISKYEVTNEMFKAFVMDGGYKRKELWTPEGWRFIQENMITHPAGWRVRGFDDPQKPVVGVSWYEAYAFAKWLGMRLPTEAEWEKAARGTDGRVYPWGNEFDATRVFYKAIARPLRVGSFPSGASPYGVLDMAGNVWEWVNDWYDENYYGRSPYKNPKGPDEGEYKVVRGGGWGCNRRQMRCAYRRHEKPTWRRLDVGFRVAQDLK; from the coding sequence ATGAGGGGGAAATCGGTGCTTTGTATCTATATCCTGATTTTGGTGATCCCAACTTTGGGAGTTCATGGGAAAGAGCTCTCCAAGGAGGATGTGATAGAAAAGTTGGAAATGGTCCTCATCCCGGAGGGCGAGTTCATAATGGGGAGCGATGATCCCCTCGATAACCCCGACCAAAAGCCGAAACATAAGGTTTTCCTCAGCTCATACCGTATCTCCAAGTATGAAGTGACTAACGAAATGTTCAAAGCGTTCGTGATGGACGGGGGATACAAAAGAAAAGAGCTATGGACTCCGGAAGGATGGAGGTTCATCCAGGAGAACATGATAACACATCCCGCAGGATGGAGGGTGAGAGGGTTCGATGACCCTCAAAAGCCCGTCGTCGGGGTCAGTTGGTACGAGGCATACGCCTTTGCCAAATGGCTTGGCATGAGACTTCCGACGGAGGCGGAGTGGGAGAAGGCGGCGAGGGGAACGGATGGAAGAGTTTATCCATGGGGGAACGAGTTTGATGCCACAAGGGTCTTCTATAAGGCTATAGCCAGACCGTTGAGGGTTGGGAGCTTTCCATCCGGAGCTAGCCCTTATGGAGTCCTAGATATGGCCGGAAACGTGTGGGAGTGGGTCAACGATTGGTATGATGAGAACTACTACGGCAGGAGTCCCTATAAGAATCCCAAAGGACCGGATGAGGGGGAATACAAGGTCGTAAGAGGAGGAGGGTGGGGATGTAACCGCCGTCAGATGCGGTGCGCCTATCGTCGCCATGAGAAGCCGACATGGAGAAGGCTTGACGTCGGATTCAGGGTGGCCCAGGATTTAAAATGA
- a CDS encoding glycosyltransferase family 39 protein yields the protein MRDRRRILVALGALGITIIAFLPRGLSPGAYWTPDEILWIRRSLRFASAISRRDLKETVQSFHPGVITTWIGALSLYPKYRHVLFMFEGGRSPLPLDSQENLQRVRTGMAVATTALILSFFFLLRSLTNLKIALTAGFFFALDPWYLMESRRLHTDALAAGFMILSLLALLIHWEKRKWVYLLISGACLGLSCITRVTSTTLIIYFPFGFILHRMLCRPGGVFDRRDLSEFIWSFLSWLSVAILTSVALWPALWVSSVKIGSIRLPITPIFILAALAVVVEGYRLMGNRSIERRDWVFSLIPVFGVCLALPFMFVEIAIVFRRMKWALTTPHEVPQIFLGKVVYDPGLLYYPVMITIYSTPVVLFLAAVGFPLVWWAKRYRGKELNFRIYLCSAVFIPIYIISISLAAKKLSRYALPSAPVLDIMATISLWVIVDETIRFIKAGVLSYKYKMGGLKIVGLTISLMALLGLIVCQFLTVVMLHPYYSSYYNPLWGAKRVVRVTTMGRGEGLDKAASYLNRKKNAHQLIVRVSPLAALFFRRYFRGETLSLKGETSSQFVDYDVIYIRDLQVAKELGLDEEFYRSRTPDYTVRINGVEFVKIYKLKGGSESERSPSRLDSSD from the coding sequence ATGAGGGATCGAAGGAGAATACTTGTAGCCCTTGGTGCCTTAGGTATCACTATCATAGCTTTCTTACCTAGGGGGCTCTCCCCCGGAGCCTACTGGACACCCGATGAAATCTTATGGATTCGACGCTCCCTCCGCTTTGCCTCGGCTATCAGTCGGAGGGATTTGAAGGAAACAGTGCAATCTTTCCATCCCGGTGTCATCACAACATGGATAGGAGCTCTCAGCTTATATCCTAAATATCGGCACGTTCTTTTCATGTTTGAAGGCGGACGAAGTCCGCTCCCGCTTGATTCACAGGAGAATTTACAAAGGGTCAGGACAGGCATGGCAGTCGCTACAACCGCTTTGATTTTATCGTTCTTCTTTCTTCTTAGGAGCTTAACGAACTTGAAGATAGCCCTTACCGCTGGTTTCTTCTTCGCCCTAGACCCCTGGTATTTGATGGAGTCGAGGAGGCTTCATACGGATGCGCTCGCCGCCGGATTTATGATCTTATCGCTACTTGCGCTTCTGATCCATTGGGAGAAAAGGAAGTGGGTTTATCTCCTCATCTCCGGAGCCTGTTTAGGGCTATCCTGCATCACAAGGGTGACATCAACCACCCTCATCATTTACTTCCCCTTCGGATTCATCTTGCACCGTATGTTATGCAGACCCGGAGGTGTTTTTGATAGAAGAGATCTATCCGAATTCATTTGGAGCTTCCTCAGTTGGTTAAGTGTTGCAATTCTAACATCTGTCGCCCTTTGGCCTGCTTTGTGGGTGTCCAGTGTAAAGATCGGATCGATACGGCTGCCAATAACGCCAATTTTCATCCTTGCAGCTTTGGCCGTTGTTGTCGAAGGATATCGGTTAATGGGTAATCGCTCGATCGAAAGGAGAGATTGGGTGTTCTCCCTGATCCCTGTCTTTGGTGTGTGCCTTGCTTTACCCTTCATGTTCGTCGAGATTGCTATCGTTTTCAGAAGGATGAAATGGGCGTTGACCACCCCTCATGAGGTTCCACAAATCTTCTTAGGCAAAGTGGTATATGATCCTGGCCTGCTTTATTATCCCGTTATGATCACCATCTACAGCACACCTGTCGTATTGTTTCTAGCTGCTGTGGGATTTCCATTAGTGTGGTGGGCAAAACGATATCGAGGGAAGGAGCTAAACTTCAGGATTTATCTTTGCTCAGCGGTTTTCATACCTATATACATCATCTCCATATCACTGGCGGCTAAAAAATTGAGCCGGTATGCTTTGCCATCAGCTCCTGTCTTAGACATCATGGCGACGATAAGCCTGTGGGTAATCGTGGACGAGACAATTCGCTTCATCAAAGCCGGAGTTCTCTCTTACAAATACAAAATGGGTGGTTTAAAGATTGTGGGATTAACAATTTCCCTGATGGCGCTTTTGGGGTTAATCGTATGCCAATTTCTCACCGTTGTGATGTTGCACCCTTACTACTCCTCCTACTACAACCCTCTGTGGGGGGCAAAACGAGTTGTCAGGGTAACAACGATGGGAAGAGGAGAGGGGCTAGATAAAGCTGCTTCTTACCTTAATCGTAAGAAGAACGCCCATCAGCTTATCGTCCGAGTTTCTCCACTGGCTGCTCTTTTCTTCAGGCGATATTTCCGAGGGGAAACCCTATCCCTCAAAGGTGAAACTTCATCCCAATTTGTCGATTATGACGTGATATACATTAGAGACCTCCAGGTGGCGAAGGAACTAGGATTGGACGAGGAATTTTACAGGAGTCGAACGCCGGATTATACCGTGCGGATAAACGGAGTTGAGTTTGTGAAAATCTATAAACTCAAAGGGGGAAGTGAAAGTGAGAGATCACCCAGCCGCTTAGATTCATCCGACTGA
- a CDS encoding helix-turn-helix domain-containing protein → MWEVKMRDNELVQRSLQGDKTAFEELVRRYYDLIRLTAFSILQDQDEAEDVAQETFLKA, encoded by the coding sequence ATGTGGGAGGTCAAAATGAGGGATAATGAACTGGTTCAGAGAAGCTTACAAGGGGATAAAACCGCCTTTGAGGAGTTGGTCAGAAGATACTACGACCTCATACGCCTCACAGCCTTCTCCATACTGCAGGACCAGGATGAAGCAGAGGACGTGGCTCAGGAGACGTTCCTCAAGGC